In the genome of Bradyrhizobium sp. CB3481, the window CAAGGGAATGTACTGCTTTCGAACTTCTTGCGAATAGCAAGAACTCGCTAGCGTGAGGATGGGATAGCATGGCGCACGTCGGACGTCAGAAATCGGCGCCGGGCCAACCGAGTTCCACCGCCATGCGGCGGGTGCGGTGATGCAGGCCGATTATGCCGGTGGTTGATCCGCAAACCGGCGCACGAGCCGAAGCTCGACCAACCCTTTGCTGCCATGGCCGAATACTACGACTTACGATTCTGCGGACCTGCGGCGCAGGCCCCGCGACAAGGACAAGGTTGAAGGCGCGGTGCTGATTGTCGAGCGCTGGATTTTGGCACGGCTCCCCCACCGGCGGTTCTTCAACTTGGCCGATCTCAACGCCGCGATTGACGATTTGCTCGAGGAGCTGAACAAGCGACCGATGCACCAGATCGGGAAATTCCGCCGGCAGATGTTCGAGGAGATCGAGCGGGCTGCGCTGTCGCTGCTGCCCAGCAAGCCGTTCGAATATGCCGAATGGAAAACGCCCGAGGTCTACCCCGATATCACGTCCAAGTCGAGAAGACCTTTTTGCCGCACCACCTGATCCCTCGTCGGGTGGGACATCCGGCTCACCTAACCGGACTGCCGAGATCTTCCAGGATTACACGCGTATCGTCAGCCAGTTGGGCCGTTCTTAGCGCGCCGGCTATCTCACCGCAAACGAGCACATGTCCAAAGCCAATCAGCATTACGCCATATGGTGTCCGCGGACTTGGTCAAGATGGCGGGGCGGATCGGCGTCAATGCCACCACCCTCGTCGAGCGGATGATGCGTGAGCGCCCGCATCCCGAGCAGGGTTATCGTTCCGCCAGGGGCATCATCGCCCTGGCCCGGTGCTACGAGCGCGATCGGCTGGAGACGGCCTGCGAGGGGGCTCGCTAAAAGCAAAGCGAGCAGTGCAGCACCTCGACCTCTTTGTGGGCCCATGCTCGGCTCGAACGCTTACATGAGATCCAAGAGCTTTCATCGAGCTGTGAGTTCCCAAATAATCCGGACGTGCCCCCCTGGAATCGAGGGTCGGAAAATGTGCATATCTCTGACTCGCAGCTTACTCTTATCAATCAAGTTCAGGACGCGGCCAACATCTCCCTGGTCAGAGAAGAGCACATACATTACAGCCTTATCATTTAGGTGGAGGTGTGCACATTTGAGAGCTGAGGCCATAACGTTATGATCTTCATCGAAGCAAGAGCGCTCCAGGTCGTCTTTTGCTTTACGATTCCAATAGGGGGCAGCAAAGAGAATGATATCAAATTTTTCACCCGGCTGCAGCCCAGAATAGGTATCGCTATAGCGCACTTCGGCTCTGTCTGAGTAACCTAATCGCTCGATGTTTATCTTAGTCGTGAGAACGGCTTGCGGATTTATGTCGAGAGCCACCAGAGATGCTGCGCCGGCACGGAGTGCTGCAAGCCCTAGTACACCTGATCCGCATCCCAGATCGAGCACTGTCGCGCCAGATTCGATGTGCCACCTCGACATCAATGCATCGGGACCGTGACTTAGGCGCGGTGACAAAACGCCAGGCAGGATGTGTAGGGGCAGGCCACTTACTTCCACATCGTGCGCGCGTTCGCATAATCGGAGTTCGGCTAGCATAGCATCTACGTCCGTCGTTTGGCGCCGTACAGATACGCCTATCGGGGCAGTCATCTAACCCTCCATCTCTTCGTGCCAAACAACATCGCAAGCCGTCGGGACCGATCCGGCGCAGCAGGCCGGCCTAGGTTAACTGCTTCAGCGTGCGGCAGACGGTGGGCTGGGGAGCCAGATAGCCGGCCCCATATCGCTCTCCATCAACCGACTGCCGACGATAGCGCGGCTGTTCCCGCGCGCTTGTTTTCTCGGAAAATGGACCCACAGGTTTAAAGGAGAGCATCGCTCGTCTTACACGTCTGAATGCACACAGTCCTTACTCGGAGTTGCTGCTCTCAACAGCAACGGTCGTGCCAGCAACGTCCGAGCGCAGTAAACCTCTGATTAGGCTCGAACAATTCGCACGCGGTAGGCGACGGCCAGTGTTTTGAACGGGACAGCATTTGTACTGTTGTCGGAAACTAGACGAGGATCGGCGATCGTTTGCGCCCGAAAGGCGGTCGTTCCGCAGCCTTGTCGCGGCAGCCCGGTGATCGCGAGCAAGTGAGTGAAATGCCGAGCGCGACGGCTCTAACAAACACGAGCTGGATCAAACCCCTCTCGGCACGGATGGTCGACGGCCTGATCAAATTGGGTAACTTAGTGAGCCGACCGGAGCAAAACCGGCGACCAAGTGGAGAACGCCGCATCGGATTGGCAGAGCGCGGCGTCTCGACTCTGCTAGCCCTATCCTCATGTTGCGAAATGCCCCTGACGAGCACCTCTCATCGAACCTGGTACTCGCGCCGGCTGATCCGGCCTATTTTCTTTTCCCATGATCCGGAAAACGTGAAGCAGTTTTCGGAAAGGAGGTCTTGTGCGTGGCAAGCCGCAGTAGCGGGTCCACCACGGACCGGGCCCGAGCATTCTGATCTACTCTCCCTCCTCGTAGAACAGCTCGAGCGGCAGGCTGACCAGCTATTTGCCGAAGTGGAGCCGTTGGTATTACCGCGTGGGCATCCGTGAACACTCAACAGCTCGGTCTGGGCTGGATGACGGGCCCCGGCAGATCATTAGATCGTGATTGCATTTCCAACGGCTTGTTGACTTCGTATCGTCGATGCACTCGACCGCCTCACCGGGCACGATCCGTCGTCAGAACCGAGGGGCGCGGCGCTCTTTGCATGAGAGGATAGTCCCTATGCGAAATCCTCTTACGAGCCCGAACTAAAAACATCCATCGCGTGGGCCAATAATATGCCGATGCTCGACAGAATCAGAATCCTGACAAGAGCCGAATACATGCGCCGCCTCCATGGCTCGCTTCCTCCCTTCTGCGCGACCGCTTACACACCTCGAATTGATTGCTGACCACGAACTGAGTTCGCAGCAAACTGATCAGTCTGAGCATAGCGGCTAGCTGCCAAGGTGTGGAACGATCAAAGATAGAAGATAGAAAACCCAGCTGTTCTGTTCCAACCCGCGTGATAAGCGCCGCTGATAGCGCGCTGGTGACCGAAAGCCCCGTGTGGCTAATGTGCAACGGGTATTTGGTTTCCGCGCGGGAATGTCCGTAACGTACGCTCCGGCCCTTGAGGTGCCGGTAACATCCACGCGCAAGAATTTGCGGGGCGTACGGATGAACTTTTCAAGCTCGAAAGATGAGGGCTTATTGTCTCTTTGGGAGAGTGTGCGGCGGCAAGTGTTGGCCGATCGCGCGAACGGCGGATGCTGCCGCTTTGTTGGTAATAATCTGCGCACCTATGCTGAATTGCTTTGTTTGGAAATGGACCGGCGGGAGCTGAAGTATACCCCGATCAATTGGTCTTGATTGGCCACTCCATGGGCATCCCGATGAACGACCTGCAGAAGCAGTTGGAAAAGCTCCGAACCGATGCAGCCGAATGCAAATTGATCAGTGATCTAGCAACAGACCTGCAAAAGCGAGCGAGAGCTGTTCGGAAGGCTTGCGAACCATTTAAGGGTCCTGGCGTCCGAGGTCGAGCGAGCCATTGCGGCGAAAGTCTCTGACAGCGAAACGAACCGATAACGGTTTCGCGATCGCCACGGATTGGCTCTGGGTAGATGAGTGCGGCACATTGAAATTCACGCGGGCGGTAGCGAGCTGTTCGCCTGAGCCAAGCAGCATCAAATCAGTCCTGGCGGGGACTAATTCTGTTTTGACGCACTGGGCAAAAACATGGGCGCCTTAAGCCACAGCTCGTTTTGGTGTTCTCCCGGATAGACCCGGTCGAGCGTCGTTCAAAACGACCCCATTCCTAACCAAGTCATATACTTGCATTCGCCCGACGGATTTTCGCGTCGGGCTTTTGCTTTCGCGCGTGGCGATACTCC includes:
- a CDS encoding 50S ribosomal protein L11 methyltransferase — translated: MTAPIGVSVRRQTTDVDAMLAELRLCERAHDVEVSGLPLHILPGVLSPRLSHGPDALMSRWHIESGATVLDLGCGSGVLGLAALRAGAASLVALDINPQAVLTTKINIERLGYSDRAEVRYSDTYSGLQPGEKFDIILFAAPYWNRKAKDDLERSCFDEDHNVMASALKCAHLHLNDKAVMYVLFSDQGDVGRVLNLIDKSKLRVRDMHIFRPSIPGGHVRIIWELTAR